One Triticum dicoccoides isolate Atlit2015 ecotype Zavitan chromosome 5B, WEW_v2.0, whole genome shotgun sequence genomic window carries:
- the LOC119311334 gene encoding DNA-(apurinic or apyrimidinic site) endonuclease 2-like isoform X2: MVKIVTYNVNGLRPRVAQHGSLRRLLDSLDADIICFQETKLSRQDLSGDVIMAEGYEAFISCNRSSRGRGPYSGVATFCRVTSAFASQEVALPVAAEEGFAGLQGSAKDNEVIGDFVLDMPMDEEDLGEITREELLRVDNEGRCIITDHGHFVLFNIYGPSIGEDDEERVRFKLLFYKILQKRWEFLLALGKRVFVVGDLNIAPSSIDRCDASPGFEKQMTGAYTCFNQKVGAEEYNYGSRIDHILISGACFHDCNSVEDHSIFHCHVEDCEIMNHFRRGDSGNISKWKGGRSSKLEGSDHIPVYMILNGIPELPAHNTPPSAARYLPEIRGRQQSIVSFLSKGKLCEAEDGPGLDISRDRENQSCCSDDLERRSISKEELATGITEFCKGVNQPSPTSKRRNLDHWINEGSSGSSQNSNVTLVAAQGMKTSFSGVKSVSNKKNKHNLSSQPTIKSFFRRPETKPGDANINSLASSVDTVPKMDELCSPKDDRLEENIQCTAAADGDPDNSNISSSLSTDKCNIATLEWQRIQQRMKMTLPLCKGHREPCIPRSVKKGSNIGRLFYVCARAQGPSSNPEANCNHFQWASVKSKGKRQ, from the exons ATGGTGAAGATAGTGACGTACAACGTGAACGGGCTGCGGCCGCGGGTGGCGCAGCACGGctcgctccgccgcctcctcgaCTCGCTCGACGCTGACATCATCTGCTTCCAG GAGACCAAATTGTCGAGGCAGGACTTGTCTGGGGATGTCATAATGGCCGAGGGATACGAGGCTTTCATTTCGTGCAATCGTTCTTCGAGAGGGCGTGGACCATACTCTG GTGTTGCAACGTTTTGCCGGGTGACATCAGCATTTGCCAGTCAGGAGGTTGCTTTGCCGGTAGCAGCTGAAGAAGGCTTTGCTGGATTACAGGGCTCTGCAAAGGACAATGAAGTTATTGGGGATTTTGTTCTTGATATGCCTATGGATGAGGAAGATCTTGGCGAAATAACAAGAGAGGAGCTGCTCAGGGTGGACAATGAGGGGCGATGTATCATCACTGACCATGGACATTTTG TTCTTTTCAATATATATGGCCCATCTATTGGAGAAGATGATGAAGAACGGGTTCGTTTTAAGCTACTGTTTTACAAGATATTGCAG AAACGATGGGAATTTCTACTGGCTCTCGGAAAGAGAGTCTTCGTTGTTGGAGATTTGAATATTGCTCCTAGTTCGATAGATAGGTGTGACGCATCTCCTGGATTTGAGAAGCAAAT GACGGGAGCTTATACTTGCTTTAATCAAAAAGTTGGAGCTGAAGAATACAATTACGGTTCTAGAATAGACCACATTCTCATTTCTGGTGCCTGTTTTCATGACTgcaattcggtggaagatcatagcaTTTTCCATTGCCATGTTGAGGATTGTGAGATAATGAATCATTTCAGAAGAGGGGATTCAGGAAATATCTCAAA gtggaaaggagggagaagtagTAAGCTAGAAGGGTCTGATCATATTCCAGTTTATATGATACTAAATGGAATACCTGAACTTCCTGCCCATAATACCCCACCATCAGCTGCAAGATATCTCCCAGAAATCCGTGGGCGGCAACAAAGTATAG TATCATTCCTCAGTAAAGGAAAATTGTGCGAAGCTGAAGATGGCCCAGGTTTAGACATATCCAGGGATAGAGAAAACCAAAGCTGCTGTAGTGATGACCTGGAAAGGAGAAGCATATCCAAGGAAGAATTAGCAACTGGTATAACCGAGTTTTGTAAAGGTGTTAACCAACCTAGTCCGACGTCTAAGCGGAGGAATCTTGATCATTGGATAAATGAAGGTTCAAGTGGCAGCTCCCAAAATAGCAATGTAACATTAGTAGCAGCACAAGGTATGAAAACTTCCTTTTCTGGTGTCAAGTCTGTgtcaaacaagaaaaacaagcataacttatCCTCACAGCCAACAATCAAGTCATTTTTTCGAAGACCAGAAACAAAGCCAGGGGATGCCAATATCAATAGCTTAGCTAGTTCAGTAGATACAGTACCTAAGATGGATGAATTATGTTCTCCAAAAGATGATCGTCTGGAAGAAAACATCCAGTGTACAGCTGCAGCTGACGGAGATCCGGATAACTCAAACATATCATcttcactttcaactgataaatgcAATATTGCAACATTGGAGTGGCAAAGAATACAACAGAGAATGAAGATGACCCTACCACTTTGCAAAGGACACCGTGAACCTTGCATTCCAAGGTCTGTGAAGAAGGGCTCCAATATCGGTCGCTTATTCTATGTCTGTGCCCGTGCTCAG GGACCTTCATCAAATCCAGAAGCGAACTGCAATCACTTTCAATGGGCCTCTGTAAAATCTAAAGGGAAGCGGCAATGA
- the LOC119311334 gene encoding DNA-(apurinic or apyrimidinic site) endonuclease 2-like isoform X1, protein MVKIVTYNVNGLRPRVAQHGSLRRLLDSLDADIICFQETKLSRQDLSGDVIMAEGYEAFISCNRSSRGRGPYSGVATFCRVTSAFASQEVALPVAAEEGFAGLQGSAKDNEVIGDFVLDMPMDEEDLGEITREELLRVDNEGRCIITDHGHFVLFNIYGPSIGEDDEERVRFKLLFYKILQKRWEFLLALGKRVFVVGDLNIAPSSIDRCDASPGFEKQMFREWLRSMLREHGGPFFDAFRSKHPERTGAYTCFNQKVGAEEYNYGSRIDHILISGACFHDCNSVEDHSIFHCHVEDCEIMNHFRRGDSGNISKWKGGRSSKLEGSDHIPVYMILNGIPELPAHNTPPSAARYLPEIRGRQQSIVSFLSKGKLCEAEDGPGLDISRDRENQSCCSDDLERRSISKEELATGITEFCKGVNQPSPTSKRRNLDHWINEGSSGSSQNSNVTLVAAQGMKTSFSGVKSVSNKKNKHNLSSQPTIKSFFRRPETKPGDANINSLASSVDTVPKMDELCSPKDDRLEENIQCTAAADGDPDNSNISSSLSTDKCNIATLEWQRIQQRMKMTLPLCKGHREPCIPRSVKKGSNIGRLFYVCARAQGPSSNPEANCNHFQWASVKSKGKRQ, encoded by the exons ATGGTGAAGATAGTGACGTACAACGTGAACGGGCTGCGGCCGCGGGTGGCGCAGCACGGctcgctccgccgcctcctcgaCTCGCTCGACGCTGACATCATCTGCTTCCAG GAGACCAAATTGTCGAGGCAGGACTTGTCTGGGGATGTCATAATGGCCGAGGGATACGAGGCTTTCATTTCGTGCAATCGTTCTTCGAGAGGGCGTGGACCATACTCTG GTGTTGCAACGTTTTGCCGGGTGACATCAGCATTTGCCAGTCAGGAGGTTGCTTTGCCGGTAGCAGCTGAAGAAGGCTTTGCTGGATTACAGGGCTCTGCAAAGGACAATGAAGTTATTGGGGATTTTGTTCTTGATATGCCTATGGATGAGGAAGATCTTGGCGAAATAACAAGAGAGGAGCTGCTCAGGGTGGACAATGAGGGGCGATGTATCATCACTGACCATGGACATTTTG TTCTTTTCAATATATATGGCCCATCTATTGGAGAAGATGATGAAGAACGGGTTCGTTTTAAGCTACTGTTTTACAAGATATTGCAG AAACGATGGGAATTTCTACTGGCTCTCGGAAAGAGAGTCTTCGTTGTTGGAGATTTGAATATTGCTCCTAGTTCGATAGATAGGTGTGACGCATCTCCTGGATTTGAGAAGCAAAT GTTTCGGGAGTGGCTGAGATCCATGTTAAGAGAACATGGAGGTCCCTTTTTTGACGCTTTCAGATCAAAGCACCCTGAAAG GACGGGAGCTTATACTTGCTTTAATCAAAAAGTTGGAGCTGAAGAATACAATTACGGTTCTAGAATAGACCACATTCTCATTTCTGGTGCCTGTTTTCATGACTgcaattcggtggaagatcatagcaTTTTCCATTGCCATGTTGAGGATTGTGAGATAATGAATCATTTCAGAAGAGGGGATTCAGGAAATATCTCAAA gtggaaaggagggagaagtagTAAGCTAGAAGGGTCTGATCATATTCCAGTTTATATGATACTAAATGGAATACCTGAACTTCCTGCCCATAATACCCCACCATCAGCTGCAAGATATCTCCCAGAAATCCGTGGGCGGCAACAAAGTATAG TATCATTCCTCAGTAAAGGAAAATTGTGCGAAGCTGAAGATGGCCCAGGTTTAGACATATCCAGGGATAGAGAAAACCAAAGCTGCTGTAGTGATGACCTGGAAAGGAGAAGCATATCCAAGGAAGAATTAGCAACTGGTATAACCGAGTTTTGTAAAGGTGTTAACCAACCTAGTCCGACGTCTAAGCGGAGGAATCTTGATCATTGGATAAATGAAGGTTCAAGTGGCAGCTCCCAAAATAGCAATGTAACATTAGTAGCAGCACAAGGTATGAAAACTTCCTTTTCTGGTGTCAAGTCTGTgtcaaacaagaaaaacaagcataacttatCCTCACAGCCAACAATCAAGTCATTTTTTCGAAGACCAGAAACAAAGCCAGGGGATGCCAATATCAATAGCTTAGCTAGTTCAGTAGATACAGTACCTAAGATGGATGAATTATGTTCTCCAAAAGATGATCGTCTGGAAGAAAACATCCAGTGTACAGCTGCAGCTGACGGAGATCCGGATAACTCAAACATATCATcttcactttcaactgataaatgcAATATTGCAACATTGGAGTGGCAAAGAATACAACAGAGAATGAAGATGACCCTACCACTTTGCAAAGGACACCGTGAACCTTGCATTCCAAGGTCTGTGAAGAAGGGCTCCAATATCGGTCGCTTATTCTATGTCTGTGCCCGTGCTCAG GGACCTTCATCAAATCCAGAAGCGAACTGCAATCACTTTCAATGGGCCTCTGTAAAATCTAAAGGGAAGCGGCAATGA